The genomic stretch ATCTCACCTCATGTTCATTGCACCAATAAACTCCACATGCATGGCAGAAACATAACCACCATGATTAGTACATGTGGGTCATATATTTAGTACAAAAAACATAAAGGAGAACCATTTTACAATAATGATGCACATTATTTTACAATAAAAGATCCCAAATATAGATCTTTACCAGATACCTCATTACCATGAGGCCAACAAAACCTACACTCTGAATTATGAAGCCCTTTACACATCATTTTTTCTACAAAGATTGTTGATTTCCAACAGAGAGAAGGGTTGCAATTAAAAATGCTGCAACCTCCCTTTGAACTCCGCAGGGAGTATTTGTACAGAATCCACACACAGCCCACCTTTGGTGTGAGTGCAATCAATCTGTGTCATCGAATATTTGACTTTGATCGATTTGCACGAGCTGGAGACAACAAAATCTCCGGCATGATAATGGATCCACCTCCCTTGCTCCTTCAAGTAGCACTGTTTTGTTGCTTGCTGACCATCTGAGGTCGAAAGCTGGAACCGCACAGGCTTTTTATCCCAGCCATGAACGTGCTCGGAGTTGCAAATCCTACGCCCAAACCTCTTATGGGCGCATCCAAGTTGTAATCTGAAGAATATACTGTACGACCCTGCCGGAAAGGGAAACTCAATCTCCCCATCGACCTCAAACCACCATATTTGCTGGAGATACGCAACTGATGCAAACCTACACACGAATAAATTTCATCAGTTTTAGTTAACCTTTACTGGATATGAAATGCACATGTATTGCTTCTAAAAGAACACGGGGAGGGAGACAAGTGCATAGATATTTCATATTTGGATGTAAAACATAAATACTGAGTTTGAGGTCATTAACAAGATTCACTATTTCTGCTGCAGGATTCAAGAAACTTTTGTAAATTAGTTACCACTCACCAACAATCCAATTGATCATCATATACAAGTTAGCGTACTTTCTTCGTTTGTGAAATCCAACAAATTTACTTTTAAAATTGGTTTCTTTTCCAATAGTAAGAAAGGTTTTCTGATTAATAACTATGAAAGGAATAGCAAGATATAGTCCACTTGTTTAATTCCTAACAGTGACCATGTTCGGTTATCTTTCAAGATTTTGGCAATTATTTCAGCAAATCCCATAGAAAGACCAATCAATACAAAATCTTTCTGCTGCATAATATTGTACCAACATAGCTAAAAATGTAACTACTTTCTTGCGTTTAATTTGTGTGGAAGCTTGGACTAAGAAGAATGACATAGGCTAATACGACAAATACTTTGATGGATTGAACATTTTTAGctcatttcataattaaattctTCAAATCTCAATTTATACATTATCGATCTAAATTACGCCCCTATAAagttcaaaatattaacaaaattaatcCTCACCTTGATTCCTCAGTTGGGATACGGCTCCAATATCTCCTATCATCAATTCCCGTTATCGCCAATCCATTTGAAGACACCGACATGCAAATGTTGGCTGTCCTCTTATCCAACCATACTTTCTGCAAAATCACCCAAATCTCAATTAAACCCTATTCCAAAACGattcaacaaaaataaaatccaaaacCTTAACAAATCGCAAAAATAAACGAATTCAATCGAATTTAGGGCACAAAAAACGGACCTTAGAGCCACCATCGAACGAATTAGCCCTACAAAGCCTCGCATAGATATCCCTCTTGCAGAGACCCTTGCAGAAAGAGGCATCATTTTCGAATACCCTACCGATAAGATCTTCGTAATTCACAGGCAATTTCGACTCCCAAACGAAATCAGCCGACGAGGCTCCCCGGAAAGCCCGGTTCAGTTTTGCAAGCTGGCAGATCTGCATCGGCTCAAGGTGGCCAATAACCGACGCCACACAGCTCTCCGGCAAGTCGCCCAGCCCGGGCTCCGGCGACGGGGCTATGGCGGTGCTCCCGGTCGCCGCCGGCAACGAAAATAATAAGCCCATGTGATTGCAATCAACGAACCGAATTGAATTGGCCGTGGGCGTAATTGGAAGGGAGGAGGAAGATGATGTAGTTTATGTAAATGAAAATATGGAGTGTggtaagagagagggaagaaTGGAGAGAGGAGAGCCAATTGTATggatatatatgaaggaggtgGACGCGTACGGTGTGAATGTAACTCTGTCCTTGTGTGTGTTTCTGCGTGGGTTTGGTGCgtgaaaatattagtaaaaaaacatggaggattatgattttttttggttGGGTTAAGAATATATTGCATTTTACTCTGTCAATCCGTCGCTAGGAGTCTTATTTATGGgcaacacgaattttaagaaatgttaagaaaagtggatggaaaaaagATAGGGGTAcaatttgtatatattaattttaaatgaaatgtcagtgaaataagttagtggaaggtgtgaccatattaccatttatagtaatagtgaaccgagactcttattcgcggacggactaaaatgaaaaaacgggactcctattcgcggacggagagagtaatgtTTAACCTTCTTCATATTTGGAAAAATCTTATAATCCTTCTTTACAAATTTGGTCAAACTTATCCGTATTTCTTAAATAAAGAGGCAAAACTTTATCCTTAAAGATCACGATGGATGCCTTAGTGAGAGCCCTAGTGGTTGTCACATCAGCATGTCCTATCTTTCTACAATGGTGGAGCCCTGGTGGATGCCCTAACTATTATCCATTTgttgatttcaattttaatattatttttttatatttacacattataaatagcaaaattagactctaaattaaaaaaaaaactagcaaaaaatatacattacttaatttttaaaatattacaacGAAGAAACTTAAAAAGAGGTACAATTTCAACGACCACTACGTGttcaaacttcttcaatcatgtcgttcatgagttgaAGATGagcttgttggttgcgcatggTCTCCTGAGCTTGTAATATCTCACTGACTCCATAGGGTAAACCTCGAACGACCGACAGGGTTGCATGACCTGCGATCGATTCAGCTTCATCGTCGGTCCAATCGCCAGCTCTTGCACCTTCATCGTgaataatcatgttgtgcaagattatgcacgcgtACATGACATTGGAAATATGATGCATGTACCAGGACCGAGCCGggcctttcactattgcccaatGTGCTTGAAGCACACCGAATCCTCGTTCCACGTCCATCCGTGCAGACTCTTGCCGCTGTGCAAAAAGGCATTTCCTCGCATCCGTTGGGCAGGAAATCATCTTCAAGAAAACTGGTCATctcgggtatatgccatcggctaagtagtaccccatatgatgTTGCTGTcagttggcagtgaacttgatAACCGgaccgttgccattgcattgctcggtgaagagacTCGACGTGTTCagcacgttgatgtcgttgtttgaCCCCGCCATGCCAAAGTGAGCATGCCAAATCCAAAGAAGGTGGTCAACGATgtcttcaaggatcatcgtcggATGGGTACCCTTAGAGCATTCGCAATTGCGGACTTCGCCGCGGATTCCCACGGATGTGCCGGAATTtgtggcggacgtccgctattaGGCACGAATGGCATGGATACGGAATTGAGctgaggacgtcgcaggtccgcggCCTTCCACGGAATTCCGTagggacgtctgccattgcgtcgactcccgcggaattccgatttatttttttattttttttgtaatgtcaatatatacggctcgttgaatttcacttcattcgcaccacttattttaacaagtttctctctctctaaatttcttttatataatagtaatggctggtagtggtagtggta from Salvia splendens isolate huo1 chromosome 15, SspV2, whole genome shotgun sequence encodes the following:
- the LOC121766728 gene encoding uncharacterized protein LOC121766728; this encodes MDVERGFGVLQAHWAIVKGPARSWYMHHISNVMYACIILHNMIIHDEGARAGDWTDDEAESIAGHATLSVVRGLPYGVSEILQAQETMRNQQAHLQLMNDMIEEV
- the LOC121768824 gene encoding F-box protein PP2-A12-like, which produces MGLLFSLPAATGSTAIAPSPEPGLGDLPESCVASVIGHLEPMQICQLAKLNRAFRGASSADFVWESKLPVNYEDLIGRVFENDASFCKGLCKRDIYARLCRANSFDGGSKKVWLDKRTANICMSVSSNGLAITGIDDRRYWSRIPTEESRFASVAYLQQIWWFEVDGEIEFPFPAGSYSIFFRLQLGCAHKRFGRRICNSEHVHGWDKKPVRFQLSTSDGQQATKQCYLKEQGRWIHYHAGDFVVSSSCKSIKVKYSMTQIDCTHTKGGLCVDSVQILPAEFKGRLQHF